In Acaryochloris marina S15, a single genomic region encodes these proteins:
- a CDS encoding cysteine synthase A — MDIKHGFVGAVGNTPLIRLNSFSEQTGCEILGKAEFLNPGGSVKDRAALFMINDAEKRGVLKPGGTVVEGTAGNTGIGLAHICNAKGYKCLIVIPETQSQEKMDALRLLGAEVRAVPAVPYRDPNNYVKLSGRIADELDNAVWANQFDNLANRLAHYEGTGPEIWQQTDGKIDAWVTSTGTGGTYAGVALYLKEQNPNLKTILADPMGSGLYSYVKTGEIKPEGNSVTEGIGNSRVTANLEGAPIDDAVQVDDPEALRVIYQLLREDGLFLGGSVGINVGAAVALAKEMGPGHTIVTVLCDSGTRYQSKLFNPDWLQAKGLSPD, encoded by the coding sequence ATGGACATTAAACACGGCTTTGTCGGCGCAGTTGGCAACACTCCCCTCATTCGCCTCAATAGTTTCAGTGAGCAAACCGGCTGTGAAATTTTGGGCAAAGCTGAGTTCTTAAATCCAGGCGGTTCCGTCAAGGATCGAGCGGCTTTGTTTATGATCAATGACGCCGAAAAAAGAGGGGTGCTTAAACCCGGCGGTACAGTTGTGGAAGGCACGGCAGGCAATACCGGAATTGGCCTCGCCCATATCTGCAATGCCAAAGGCTATAAATGCTTAATTGTCATCCCTGAAACCCAGTCCCAAGAGAAGATGGATGCGTTGCGGCTATTGGGGGCAGAAGTGCGGGCCGTGCCAGCGGTGCCCTATCGTGATCCCAATAACTATGTCAAACTATCGGGTCGGATTGCCGATGAGCTAGACAATGCCGTATGGGCCAACCAATTCGATAATTTGGCCAATCGTCTCGCCCATTATGAGGGCACAGGCCCCGAAATCTGGCAACAGACCGATGGCAAGATCGATGCCTGGGTAACTTCAACTGGAACTGGCGGCACCTATGCCGGGGTAGCCCTCTATCTCAAAGAACAAAACCCCAATCTCAAAACTATTTTGGCGGACCCCATGGGCAGCGGTCTCTATAGCTATGTCAAGACTGGAGAAATTAAGCCGGAAGGCAATTCCGTCACTGAGGGCATTGGCAACAGCCGGGTCACGGCTAATTTGGAAGGGGCTCCCATCGATGATGCAGTTCAAGTGGATGACCCTGAAGCGCTGCGGGTCATTTATCAACTTTTGAGAGAAGATGGCTTGTTCCTAGGGGGATCTGTTGGCATCAATGTGGGCGCAGCGGTGGCCCTTGCCAAGGAGATGGGACCTGGGCATACCATCGTCACGGTGCTTTGTGATAGCGGCACTCGCTATCAGTCTAAGTTGTTTAATCCAGACTGGCTGCAGGCCAAAGGACTCAGTCCTGATTAA
- a CDS encoding DUF2256 domain-containing protein, with protein sequence MAPQKRDLPTKICPVCGLPFTWRKKWRNCWDDVIYCSERCRRNRQSSS encoded by the coding sequence ATGGCACCCCAAAAACGCGACTTACCTACTAAGATTTGCCCAGTTTGTGGATTGCCGTTTACCTGGCGCAAAAAATGGCGAAATTGCTGGGACGACGTTATTTACTGTTCTGAGAGATGCCGCAGAAATCGTCAGTCATCGTCTTAA
- the aat gene encoding leucyl/phenylalanyl-tRNA--protein transferase — MQIDPAEIIAGYRQGYFLMDNGDGLGWYSSQTRTVMPLDDRFRYPKSLRRSLNQNRFTSAINRDFFGVVEGCANRDSTWISDELKMIYMLLYKAGWAYSYETWQDDQLAGGILGLVIGGVFIGESMFFHISEGSKAAMVMLVNHLRSQQFALFDVQITNPHLERFGAYTISEKEYQQNLQAAIQLQRAFKSGL, encoded by the coding sequence ATGCAGATTGATCCAGCTGAGATCATTGCAGGGTACCGTCAAGGCTATTTTCTGATGGATAATGGTGATGGGTTGGGATGGTATTCCAGTCAGACCCGGACCGTTATGCCGTTGGATGATCGGTTTCGCTACCCAAAATCCCTCCGCCGGAGTCTGAACCAAAACCGATTTACGTCAGCGATCAATCGTGATTTTTTTGGGGTGGTCGAAGGCTGTGCTAATCGCGACTCGACCTGGATCTCTGATGAACTGAAGATGATCTACATGTTGCTATATAAAGCTGGGTGGGCTTATAGCTATGAAACTTGGCAAGACGATCAATTGGCAGGGGGCATCCTCGGATTAGTGATTGGTGGGGTATTTATTGGTGAATCGATGTTTTTCCATATCTCCGAAGGCTCCAAAGCCGCGATGGTGATGTTGGTGAATCATTTGCGATCGCAACAATTTGCCTTGTTTGATGTCCAAATCACCAATCCTCATTTGGAGCGATTTGGGGCTTACACCATTTCTGAAAAAGAGTACCAGCAAAACCTTCAAGCTGCGATTCAGCTTCAGCGGGCTTTTAAGTCGGGTTTATAG